One part of the Streptomyces lienomycini genome encodes these proteins:
- a CDS encoding NAD-dependent epimerase/dehydratase family protein: MMPMAAFSPRGESRGPWDRVLVTGGAGFLGSHLCTRLLDAGAGVDCLDNLSTGRAERVAHLSGRPGFRFLERDISEPGCADALTGPYDLVLHLAGPASPAARPDRPVEVLDTGSLGTRAALAVAGRDGARFLLASSPPVRPAPDGDAPDDADPVRPHSARAEAARFAEALVAAHAGAHGSNAGIVRLFTAYGPGMRTDCGGPPAAAIEQALAGRPVTVTGDGGRRHPLCYVSDMVDGVLLVAAGRSVRPVDLGGDEAPTALDIARLVIALTGSDSPLEFVEDTADGAVEPRPVTGFAREIFGWLPCVTWQDGLERTVAAFRGGSDPFPAAPTGRTTAERTGEWWA, translated from the coding sequence ATGATGCCGATGGCGGCGTTCAGCCCGCGGGGGGAGTCCCGCGGGCCCTGGGACCGGGTCCTGGTGACCGGCGGTGCCGGGTTCCTCGGCTCCCACCTGTGCACCCGGCTGCTCGACGCGGGTGCCGGGGTCGACTGCCTGGACAACCTGTCCACGGGGCGGGCCGAGAGGGTGGCCCACCTGTCCGGCCGTCCCGGCTTCCGCTTCCTGGAGCGGGACATCTCCGAACCCGGGTGCGCGGACGCGCTCACCGGCCCCTACGACCTGGTCCTGCACCTGGCGGGCCCGGCGTCCCCGGCCGCCCGGCCGGACCGGCCCGTGGAGGTCCTCGACACCGGCAGCCTCGGCACCCGGGCCGCGCTGGCCGTCGCCGGCCGGGACGGCGCCCGCTTCCTGCTCGCCTCCTCGCCGCCGGTGCGACCCGCCCCCGACGGTGACGCTCCGGACGACGCCGACCCGGTCCGCCCCCACAGCGCCCGGGCCGAGGCCGCCCGGTTCGCCGAGGCCCTGGTCGCCGCGCACGCGGGCGCCCACGGCTCGAACGCGGGGATCGTCCGGCTCTTCACCGCCTACGGACCCGGCATGCGGACGGACTGCGGGGGGCCGCCGGCCGCCGCCATCGAGCAGGCCCTGGCCGGCCGACCGGTCACCGTCACCGGCGACGGCGGCCGCAGGCATCCCCTGTGCTACGTCTCCGACATGGTCGACGGTGTGCTGCTGGTCGCGGCCGGCCGTTCGGTACGCCCCGTGGACCTCGGCGGCGACGAGGCACCCACGGCCCTGGACATCGCCCGCCTGGTGATCGCCCTGACCGGTTCCGACTCGCCGCTGGAGTTCGTCGAGGACACGGCGGACGGGGCCGTCGAGCCCCGGCCGGTCACCGGCTTCGCCCGCGAGATCTTCGGCTGGCTGCCGTGCGTGACCTGGCAGGACGGCCTGGAACGCACCGTCGCCGCCTTCCGGGGCGGGTCCGACCCGTTCCCGGCGGCGCCGACGGGGCGGACGACGGCCGAACGGACGGGGGAGTGGTGGGCGTGA
- a CDS encoding MFS transporter produces MRWWSVANFVSNAGTWMQLTVQNLLVLQITGSAAATGLSMSVQAAPALLISVFGGAAVDRWPRRLTAAVSQALLGTVAFVTALMVALDRLDVTSLMVLAAVTGVIATVDGPACSLLGNDLVPPEDVPSAIGVGALVHQAGRLTGAALAGVTVGFLGTAAAYAANGLSFLFVASVIPFLRPARGAVRQAGAAKDRGTKDAMSVREGLAFFARRPRLLALAGVTGVSAVFGRNYQLTLAVLVTGPLAGGAGSFGTVSTVLAAGGIVGAVLGARLRRPSVRVVGALAAAGGLLQVVAGMSPSLAVLLVMVLPMAVVESVSDTAGTAVLQTDPPAHLRGRVLGVWGSIGTVWSLGGPPALGLLMELAGARGALIAGGLIIAGTIGAGHLLRERRATVPGVSPVANLETAA; encoded by the coding sequence ATGCGCTGGTGGTCGGTCGCGAACTTCGTGTCGAACGCCGGTACGTGGATGCAGCTCACCGTGCAGAACCTGCTGGTGCTGCAGATCACCGGGTCGGCCGCGGCGACGGGCCTGTCCATGTCCGTCCAGGCCGCGCCCGCGCTGCTGATCAGCGTGTTCGGCGGTGCCGCGGTCGACCGCTGGCCGCGCAGACTGACCGCGGCGGTCAGCCAGGCGCTGCTCGGCACGGTCGCGTTCGTGACCGCGCTCATGGTGGCGCTGGACCGGCTCGACGTGACCTCCCTGATGGTGCTGGCCGCCGTCACCGGCGTCATCGCCACCGTCGACGGCCCGGCCTGCTCCCTGCTGGGCAACGACCTCGTCCCGCCCGAGGACGTGCCCTCCGCGATCGGGGTGGGCGCGCTGGTGCACCAGGCGGGCCGGCTGACGGGCGCCGCGCTGGCCGGGGTGACGGTCGGCTTCCTCGGCACGGCCGCCGCGTACGCCGCCAACGGGCTGTCGTTCCTGTTCGTGGCGTCGGTCATCCCCTTCCTGCGCCCGGCGCGCGGCGCGGTCCGGCAGGCGGGGGCCGCGAAGGACCGCGGCACGAAGGACGCCATGAGCGTGCGCGAGGGGCTGGCCTTCTTCGCGCGCCGCCCCCGGCTGCTGGCGCTGGCCGGTGTCACCGGGGTGAGCGCGGTGTTCGGTCGCAACTACCAGCTGACCCTGGCGGTGCTCGTCACCGGGCCGCTGGCGGGCGGCGCCGGGTCGTTCGGCACCGTCTCCACGGTGCTGGCGGCCGGTGGCATCGTCGGTGCCGTCCTGGGCGCGCGGCTGCGCCGCCCCTCCGTGCGGGTGGTGGGCGCGCTGGCGGCGGCGGGCGGGCTGCTGCAGGTGGTGGCGGGCATGTCGCCGTCGCTGGCCGTCCTGCTGGTGATGGTGCTGCCGATGGCCGTCGTGGAGTCCGTCTCCGACACGGCCGGTACGGCGGTGCTGCAGACCGACCCGCCCGCGCACCTGCGGGGCCGGGTCCTCGGGGTGTGGGGCAGCATCGGCACGGTGTGGAGCCTGGGCGGACCACCCGCGCTGGGCCTCCTGATGGAGCTGGCCGGCGCGCGCGGCGCCCTGATCGCGGGCGGGCTGATCATCGCGGGCACCATCGGCGCGGGGCATCTCCTGCGCGAGCGCCGGGCGACGGTGCCGGGGGTGTCGCCGGTGGCGAACCTGGAGACGGCCGCCTGA
- a CDS encoding SLC13 family permease produces the protein MSSTVLSEAVPVVLLLGVLAFAVLRPRGLPEAVAAVPAAVLLVALGMVTPHRAWEETRTLLPVVVFLALVLMLAYLCAKEGLFEAVGAAVARRCGGSPRRLLAGVFAVACAVTAVLSLDATAVLLTPVVLATASRAGARARPHVYATAHLANSASLLLPVSNLTNLLAFAASGLSFTRFAALMALPWLAAIAVEYVVFRRFFRADLAEPVSAGPAPTVAAAPPVPRFTVVVVALTLAGFAVSSPAGLDPAWAALGGVLVLGTRALARRHVGPRELVGAASPLFCLFVLALGVVVQGVVAGGPAAGLGRLLPDGDSLPALLAVAAVAAVLANVVNNLPAVLALLPLVAPAGPGQVLAVLIGVNLGPNLTYVGSLATLLWRRILHRHGIEVELGRFTLLGLLTVPATVAVSTLALWGALGLVGT, from the coding sequence CTGAGTAGCACCGTCCTCTCCGAGGCCGTCCCCGTCGTCCTGCTGCTGGGGGTCCTGGCCTTCGCCGTGCTGCGCCCCCGGGGGCTGCCGGAGGCGGTGGCCGCCGTGCCCGCCGCCGTGCTCCTCGTGGCGCTCGGCATGGTCACCCCGCACCGGGCGTGGGAGGAGACGCGCACGCTGCTGCCCGTCGTCGTCTTCCTCGCGCTGGTGCTGATGCTGGCGTACCTGTGCGCGAAGGAGGGTCTGTTCGAGGCCGTCGGCGCGGCCGTGGCCCGTCGGTGCGGGGGCAGCCCGCGGCGGCTGCTGGCCGGGGTGTTCGCCGTCGCCTGCGCGGTCACGGCGGTGCTCAGTCTGGACGCCACCGCGGTCCTGCTCACTCCCGTGGTCCTCGCCACCGCCTCCCGTGCGGGCGCCCGGGCCCGCCCGCACGTGTACGCCACGGCGCATCTGGCGAACTCCGCCTCGCTGCTCCTGCCGGTCTCCAACCTGACGAACCTGCTGGCGTTCGCGGCCAGCGGGCTGAGCTTCACCCGGTTCGCCGCGCTGATGGCACTGCCGTGGCTGGCCGCGATCGCCGTCGAGTACGTGGTGTTCCGCCGCTTCTTCCGCGCCGACCTGGCCGAGCCGGTCTCCGCCGGTCCGGCGCCGACCGTTGCGGCCGCGCCGCCCGTGCCCCGTTTCACCGTGGTCGTCGTGGCCCTGACCCTGGCCGGGTTCGCCGTGTCCTCGCCGGCCGGGCTCGACCCGGCGTGGGCGGCGCTGGGCGGCGTCCTGGTGCTCGGGACTCGGGCCCTGGCCCGGCGCCATGTCGGGCCCCGGGAGCTGGTGGGCGCCGCCTCGCCGCTGTTCTGCCTGTTCGTACTGGCCCTGGGCGTCGTGGTGCAGGGCGTGGTGGCGGGCGGCCCGGCCGCCGGGCTCGGGCGGCTGCTGCCGGACGGGGACTCGCTGCCGGCGCTGCTCGCGGTGGCGGCGGTGGCGGCGGTGCTGGCCAACGTCGTCAACAACCTGCCGGCGGTACTCGCCCTGCTCCCCCTGGTCGCGCCCGCCGGACCGGGCCAGGTCCTCGCCGTGCTGATCGGCGTGAACCTGGGCCCGAACCTGACCTACGTGGGTTCGCTGGCGACACTGCTGTGGCGGCGCATCCTGCACCGGCACGGCATCGAGGTGGAGCTCGGCCGGTTCACCCTCCTGGGACTGCTCACCGTGCCCGCCACGGTGGCCGTGTCGACGCTGGCGCTGTGGGGGGCGCTGGGCCTCGTCGGCACCTGA
- a CDS encoding maleylpyruvate isomerase family mycothiol-dependent enzyme has protein sequence MEYKRFLDCLAADHDRLRAAVETDADTPVPTCPGWTVADLTRHVGEVYLHKTAAMRDGAEPEPWPPKEFADEAPTALLDRGYTALRAEFAVRAPEDPAGTWYGPDQSVGFWIRRMAQETVVHRIDAELATGRAVSPVPDDLAVDGVDELLKIFAEYAVAEWGDYFTGILEGSPGRTFLVRAGDHRAWRVRTGPGEFAVGDGAGDGTADVTLSGSPEGVLRWLWNRSGADGDGGVMVEGPAEAVAELRRCLAVATE, from the coding sequence ATGGAGTACAAACGCTTCCTCGACTGCCTCGCCGCCGACCACGACCGTCTGCGGGCCGCCGTCGAGACCGACGCCGACACCCCGGTGCCGACCTGCCCCGGCTGGACCGTCGCCGATCTGACCCGCCACGTCGGCGAGGTCTACCTGCACAAGACCGCCGCCATGCGGGACGGGGCCGAGCCCGAGCCCTGGCCGCCGAAGGAGTTCGCCGACGAGGCACCGACGGCGCTCCTGGACCGGGGGTACACCGCACTGCGCGCCGAGTTCGCCGTCCGCGCCCCCGAGGACCCGGCGGGCACCTGGTACGGCCCCGACCAGAGCGTCGGCTTCTGGATCCGGCGGATGGCGCAGGAGACCGTCGTCCACCGCATCGACGCCGAACTCGCCACCGGCCGCGCCGTCTCCCCCGTACCGGACGACCTCGCCGTGGACGGGGTCGACGAACTGCTGAAGATCTTCGCCGAGTACGCCGTGGCCGAGTGGGGCGACTACTTCACCGGGATCCTGGAGGGCTCGCCGGGACGTACGTTCCTGGTGCGGGCCGGCGACCACAGGGCGTGGCGGGTGCGGACCGGCCCGGGAGAGTTCGCCGTCGGGGACGGCGCGGGCGACGGCACGGCCGACGTCACGCTGAGCGGCTCCCCGGAGGGTGTCCTGCGGTGGCTCTGGAACCGGTCGGGCGCCGACGGCGACGGAGGTGTGATGGTCGAGGGCCCCGCGGAAGCCGTGGCGGAACTGAGGCGCTGCCTCGCCGTGGCGACCGAGTGA
- a CDS encoding fructosamine kinase family protein → MRSDASPSAVAARSTGRAATGERPLSGALTEVGLDDGRTVVVKVADGPDAARAEAAGLRWLADAGTVRIPAVHGVDGRRLVSGRVAQGPADARAAQRFGRDLAALHAAGAPAFGAAPPGGPEEAYIGLAPMRNVTGQDWPRWYAAHRVLPYLRRAVDAGTVRAAEADVVERLCERLPELAGPAEPPARLHGDLWNGNVLWGADGHVHLIDPAAHGGHRETDLAMLALFGCPHLDRILAGYQEAAPLADGWTDRVGVHQLFPLLVHAVLFGRGYAEQALMAARTALRRLE, encoded by the coding sequence ATGCGTTCCGACGCCTCGCCCTCGGCCGTCGCGGCCCGGTCCACCGGTCGGGCGGCGACCGGTGAGCGCCCGCTGTCCGGGGCGCTCACCGAGGTCGGCCTGGACGACGGCCGCACGGTGGTGGTCAAGGTCGCGGACGGGCCCGATGCGGCGCGGGCCGAGGCCGCGGGGCTGCGCTGGCTGGCCGACGCGGGCACGGTGCGGATTCCGGCGGTGCACGGCGTGGACGGGCGGCGGCTGGTGTCCGGGCGGGTGGCGCAGGGGCCCGCGGACGCCCGTGCGGCGCAACGGTTCGGCCGGGACCTGGCAGCGCTGCACGCCGCCGGGGCACCGGCGTTCGGTGCCGCGCCGCCCGGTGGGCCCGAGGAGGCGTACATCGGGCTCGCCCCGATGCGCAACGTCACCGGGCAGGACTGGCCGCGCTGGTACGCCGCGCACCGGGTACTGCCGTATCTGCGCCGCGCGGTCGACGCCGGCACCGTCCGGGCGGCCGAGGCGGACGTCGTCGAGCGGCTCTGCGAGCGGCTGCCCGAGCTGGCGGGGCCGGCGGAGCCACCCGCACGGCTGCACGGGGACCTGTGGAACGGCAACGTGCTGTGGGGCGCCGACGGGCACGTCCACCTGATCGACCCGGCCGCGCACGGCGGGCACCGGGAGACCGATCTGGCGATGCTGGCCCTCTTCGGCTGCCCCCACCTGGACCGGATTCTGGCGGGCTACCAGGAGGCGGCGCCGCTCGCCGACGGCTGGACGGACCGGGTCGGCGTGCACCAGCTCTTCCCACTGCTGGTGCACGCCGTACTGTTCGGGCGCGGCTACGCCGAGCAGGCCCTCATGGCGGCCCGGACGGCCCTGCGGCGCCTGGAGTGA
- a CDS encoding TetR/AcrR family transcriptional regulator: MTATKPSPATEDRRQRKARQTRDALATAACDLILERGSAATTVEAIAERADVTRRTFSRHFAGKEDAALDFVRRDGDRINALLRARPAAEPPLLAYRRAVRDWLTDREDPAWHVRPRMRRLMALADTEPELFAAYQRIRVDAQEESIRIVAGRLGGDDARDVRPAAVVDAAAGVLIAALRLWARGAERDSGAADLAALVERAYDALTSEAAAATPDSTTEE; encoded by the coding sequence ATGACGGCAACGAAGCCCTCCCCCGCCACCGAGGACCGGCGGCAGCGCAAGGCGCGGCAGACCCGCGACGCGCTGGCCACCGCCGCCTGCGACCTGATCCTGGAGCGCGGGTCGGCGGCGACCACGGTGGAGGCGATCGCCGAGCGCGCGGACGTCACGCGCCGGACGTTCAGCCGGCACTTCGCCGGCAAGGAGGACGCGGCGCTCGACTTCGTCCGCCGCGACGGCGACCGGATCAACGCGCTGCTGCGGGCCCGCCCCGCCGCGGAGCCGCCCCTGCTCGCCTACCGCAGGGCCGTGCGGGACTGGCTGACCGACCGCGAGGACCCGGCCTGGCACGTGCGTCCCCGGATGCGCCGCCTGATGGCGCTGGCCGACACCGAGCCCGAGCTGTTCGCCGCCTACCAGCGCATCCGGGTCGACGCCCAGGAGGAGTCGATCCGCATCGTCGCCGGCCGGCTCGGCGGCGACGACGCCCGGGACGTGCGCCCGGCCGCCGTCGTCGACGCCGCCGCCGGAGTCCTGATCGCCGCCCTGCGCCTGTGGGCGCGCGGCGCCGAGCGGGACTCGGGAGCCGCAGACCTCGCCGCCCTCGTGGAGCGGGCCTACGACGCCCTGACCTCGGAGGCCGCGGCCGCGACCCCCGACAGCACCACCGAAGAGTGA
- a CDS encoding SDR family NAD(P)-dependent oxidoreductase: protein MSTTATTPTEYAAEFTGRTALVTGAASGIGLATARRLGAGGARVVVADYNAEGAEKAAAELRAAGVEAAAVELDVTRPESVEAAVRFTVDTYGGLDLAVNNAGIGGPSAPTGEYDVEAYQRVVHTNLDGVFYSMRYELPAVLAGGRGGSIVNVASILGSVGFAGSPAYVAAKHGVVGLTKAAAAEYAAQGVRINAVGPGFIDTPLLKTMDEAAYQGLVALHPAGRLGRSEEVAELIAFLLSDRASFVAGSYHLVDGAYTAV from the coding sequence ATGAGCACCACCGCAACCACCCCCACCGAGTACGCCGCCGAGTTCACCGGTCGCACCGCCCTCGTCACCGGCGCCGCCTCCGGCATCGGCCTGGCCACCGCCCGCCGGCTCGGCGCCGGCGGCGCGCGGGTCGTCGTCGCCGACTACAACGCCGAGGGCGCCGAGAAGGCCGCCGCCGAGCTGAGGGCCGCGGGCGTCGAGGCCGCCGCCGTCGAGCTGGACGTGACCCGCCCGGAGTCCGTCGAGGCGGCCGTGAGGTTCACCGTCGACACGTACGGCGGCCTGGACCTCGCCGTGAACAACGCCGGCATCGGCGGCCCCAGCGCCCCGACCGGCGAGTACGACGTGGAGGCCTACCAGCGCGTCGTGCACACCAACCTCGACGGCGTCTTCTACTCGATGCGCTACGAGCTGCCCGCCGTCCTGGCCGGCGGCCGGGGCGGCTCGATCGTCAACGTCGCCTCCATCCTCGGCTCGGTCGGCTTCGCTGGCTCCCCCGCCTACGTCGCCGCCAAGCACGGCGTGGTCGGGCTGACCAAGGCGGCCGCCGCCGAGTACGCCGCCCAGGGCGTCCGGATCAACGCGGTCGGCCCGGGCTTCATCGACACCCCGCTGCTGAAGACCATGGACGAGGCCGCCTACCAGGGCCTGGTCGCCCTGCACCCGGCCGGTCGCCTCGGACGGTCCGAGGAGGTCGCCGAGCTGATCGCCTTCCTGCTGTCGGACCGGGCGTCCTTCGTCGCCGGCAGCTACCACCTGGTCGACGGCGCCTACACCGCCGTCTGA
- a CDS encoding NAD(P)-dependent alcohol dehydrogenase, translating to MKALQYRTIGAPPEVVTVPDPEPGPGQVLLKVTAAGVCHSDIAVMSWPAEGFPYALPLTLGHEGVGTVAALGAGVTGVAEGDAVAVYGPWGCGTCAKCAQGKENYCLRADELGIHPPGLGRPGSMAEYLLVDDPRHLVPLAGLDPVAAVPLTDAGLTPYHAIKRSLPKLVPGSTAVVIGTGGLGHVAIQLLRALTSARVVALDVSEDKLRLAREVGAHEAVLSDAKAADAVRELTGGLGAEAVFDFVGAVPTVKTAGAVAAVEGDVTLVGIGGGSLPVGFGVLPFEVSVNAPYWGSRSELIEVLDLARSGAVSVHTETYSLDDAPLAYERLHEGKVDGRAVILPHG from the coding sequence ATGAAGGCACTGCAGTACCGCACCATCGGGGCACCGCCCGAGGTCGTCACCGTCCCCGATCCGGAGCCGGGCCCCGGCCAGGTGCTGTTGAAGGTGACCGCGGCCGGCGTCTGCCACTCGGACATCGCGGTGATGAGCTGGCCCGCCGAGGGCTTCCCGTACGCGCTGCCGCTCACCCTCGGCCACGAGGGCGTCGGCACCGTGGCCGCGCTGGGCGCCGGGGTGACCGGGGTCGCCGAGGGCGACGCGGTCGCCGTGTACGGGCCCTGGGGCTGCGGCACCTGTGCCAAGTGCGCTCAGGGCAAGGAGAACTACTGCCTGCGCGCCGACGAACTGGGCATCCACCCGCCGGGCCTCGGGCGGCCGGGCTCCATGGCCGAGTACCTGCTCGTCGACGACCCCCGGCACCTGGTCCCGCTGGCCGGGCTCGACCCGGTCGCGGCGGTGCCGCTGACCGACGCCGGGCTGACGCCGTACCACGCGATCAAGCGGTCGCTGCCCAAGCTGGTCCCCGGTTCGACGGCGGTGGTCATCGGCACCGGCGGTCTCGGCCACGTCGCCATCCAGCTGCTGCGCGCCCTGACGTCCGCCCGGGTCGTCGCCCTGGACGTCAGCGAGGACAAGCTGCGACTCGCCCGTGAGGTGGGCGCGCACGAGGCGGTGCTGTCGGACGCGAAGGCCGCGGACGCGGTGCGCGAACTCACCGGCGGTCTCGGCGCGGAGGCCGTCTTCGACTTCGTCGGCGCGGTGCCCACCGTGAAGACCGCCGGGGCCGTCGCCGCCGTCGAGGGCGATGTCACGCTGGTCGGCATCGGCGGCGGGTCGCTGCCCGTCGGCTTCGGCGTGCTGCCCTTCGAGGTGTCGGTCAACGCCCCGTACTGGGGCAGCCGCAGCGAACTGATCGAGGTCCTCGACCTGGCGCGCTCCGGCGCGGTGTCGGTGCACACCGAGACGTACTCGCTGGACGACGCCCCGCTCGCCTACGAGCGGCTGCACGAGGGCAAGGTCGACGGCCGCGCGGTGATCCTGCCCCACGGCTGA
- a CDS encoding helix-turn-helix domain-containing protein, which translates to MAGREDGRRQRASGAAEHAGWAEELLEHLRPAGRDPNRVVAWLAGTAHAAVSLQDGTGRLLAGARVRLDEGLVAGITSGRIASAALEDRGRHLRLVRVDRPHPAPAAVLAVAREEPFDRRVFDIVTHTAQVLELLLAGHESTAAGLRLRRATSDLRLAILQLLMVEDTVSARRVAAGLWPGLLDTDTACVYVVEGSPAERDRLAEECLSATGEGALVVRCPARDAHVIVLAPRDTAGRELRSLVGSRPGVFVGGSTRQGLARTAAAYGQAVSALAVARFRPGKAALYAERPHPERLMDPAALHDWTAAVLGPLDTLAHHTRAELLATARLGLEFTAVDTAKVLGVSRNTVRARMDRVESLLRTDFADLTVRAAVHLALNAQVGLAEPPSGADGRGGARLTDLLAGPALRTWAVDLLGRLDPDGRPLRRTLRTWIAAGGNAERAAQKLGMHAQTVREHVRSAEPVLERQLLASGSDLYEVVLAHLVTGDLDQPLLRGTKPGHPDAPVHG; encoded by the coding sequence GTGGCGGGCCGAGAGGACGGAAGACGGCAGCGGGCATCCGGAGCCGCCGAGCACGCGGGATGGGCGGAGGAACTGCTCGAACACCTGCGGCCGGCCGGCCGTGACCCGAACCGGGTCGTGGCCTGGCTCGCGGGCACCGCGCACGCGGCCGTCTCACTGCAGGACGGCACCGGCAGGCTGCTGGCCGGCGCCCGCGTCCGGCTGGACGAGGGCCTGGTCGCCGGTATCACCTCCGGCCGCATCGCCTCCGCCGCACTCGAGGACCGGGGCCGCCATCTCCGGCTCGTCCGCGTCGACCGGCCCCACCCGGCGCCGGCCGCCGTTCTCGCGGTGGCGCGCGAGGAACCCTTCGACCGGCGCGTCTTCGACATCGTCACGCACACCGCGCAGGTGCTGGAGCTGCTGCTGGCCGGCCACGAGTCGACCGCCGCCGGGCTGCGGCTGCGCCGGGCCACCTCCGACCTGCGGCTGGCCATCCTGCAACTGCTGATGGTGGAGGACACCGTCTCCGCCCGCCGCGTGGCCGCCGGACTCTGGCCCGGCCTCCTGGACACCGACACGGCCTGCGTGTACGTCGTCGAGGGCAGCCCCGCCGAACGGGACCGCCTCGCCGAGGAGTGCCTGTCGGCGACGGGGGAGGGGGCGCTGGTCGTGCGGTGCCCGGCGCGGGACGCGCACGTGATCGTCCTCGCCCCGCGCGACACGGCCGGGCGGGAGCTGCGCTCACTGGTGGGCAGCCGCCCCGGCGTGTTCGTCGGCGGCAGCACCCGGCAGGGCCTCGCCCGCACCGCGGCCGCCTACGGACAGGCCGTCAGCGCCCTCGCGGTGGCCCGGTTCCGCCCCGGGAAGGCCGCCCTGTACGCCGAGCGGCCGCACCCCGAGCGGCTGATGGACCCGGCGGCGCTGCACGACTGGACGGCCGCCGTACTCGGGCCGCTGGACACCCTCGCGCACCACACCCGCGCCGAACTGCTCGCCACCGCCCGGCTCGGCCTGGAGTTCACCGCCGTCGACACGGCGAAGGTCCTCGGCGTCAGCCGCAACACCGTCCGCGCCCGCATGGACCGGGTCGAGTCGCTGCTGCGCACGGACTTCGCCGACCTGACCGTCCGGGCCGCGGTCCATCTCGCCCTGAACGCCCAGGTGGGGCTCGCCGAACCTCCGTCCGGTGCCGACGGACGCGGGGGCGCGCGGCTCACCGATCTGCTGGCCGGGCCCGCGCTGCGCACCTGGGCCGTCGACCTGCTCGGCCGCCTCGACCCGGACGGCCGGCCCCTGCGCCGCACCCTGCGCACCTGGATCGCCGCGGGCGGCAACGCCGAGCGCGCCGCCCAGAAGCTCGGCATGCACGCGCAGACCGTACGCGAGCACGTCCGCAGCGCCGAGCCCGTCCTCGAACGCCAGCTGCTCGCCTCCGGCAGCGACCTGTACGAGGTGGTGCTGGCCCATCTGGTGACCGGGGACCTGGACCAGCCCCTCCTGCGCGGGACGAAACCGGGCCATCCGGACGCACCTGTGCACGGGTGA
- a CDS encoding L-threonylcarbamoyladenylate synthase — MAKYFDVHPDNPQPRSIAQVADSVRSGALIAYPTDSCYALGCRLGSRDGIDRIRSIRHLDSRHHFTLVCQDFAQLGQLVQIDNDVFRAIKASTPGSYTFILPATREVPRALQHPKKKTVGVRIPDHVVTQALLAELGEPLLSSTLLLPDEEEPMTQGWEIKDRLDHVVDAVIDSGDCGTEPTTVVDFSGGEAEIVRRGAGDTARFE, encoded by the coding sequence ATGGCGAAGTACTTCGACGTGCACCCCGACAACCCCCAGCCGCGCAGCATCGCCCAGGTCGCCGACAGCGTCCGCTCCGGCGCGCTGATCGCGTATCCCACGGACTCCTGTTACGCGCTGGGCTGCCGGCTGGGCAGCCGCGACGGGATCGACCGCATCCGGTCGATCCGGCACCTGGACAGCCGGCACCACTTCACCCTGGTCTGCCAGGACTTCGCGCAGCTCGGGCAGCTCGTGCAGATCGACAACGACGTGTTCCGGGCGATCAAGGCGTCGACCCCCGGCAGTTACACCTTCATCCTGCCCGCGACGAGGGAGGTGCCGCGCGCGCTTCAGCACCCGAAGAAGAAGACGGTGGGCGTGCGCATCCCCGACCACGTGGTCACCCAGGCCCTCCTCGCCGAACTCGGTGAACCGCTGCTGTCCAGCACGCTGCTGCTGCCCGACGAGGAGGAGCCGATGACCCAGGGCTGGGAGATCAAGGACCGGCTCGACCACGTGGTGGACGCGGTCATCGACTCCGGGGACTGCGGTACCGAGCCGACCACGGTCGTCGACTTCTCCGGTGGCGAGGCGGAGATCGTGCGGCGGGGCGCGGGCGACACGGCACGGTTCGAGTAG
- a CDS encoding dienelactone hydrolase family protein translates to MTAVRATAVDVPTEDGTADAYLTHPDDGKPHPAVLFYMDAFGLRPRLREMADRLAGAGYTVLVPNVFYRSGRAPVVELPGFIDPEARPEIFQRLGPIMKSLTPGRAVRDAGAYLEWLARTPAAADGPVAVTGYCMGAALALRTAGAYPDRVAAVAGFHGGNLATEGPQSPHLVAEGITAEAYFGHADHDPGMPAAQQERLEAALTAAGVTHHCEVYAGARHGYTQADTSAYDEKATERHWEALLALLGRTM, encoded by the coding sequence ATGACCGCAGTACGCGCGACCGCCGTCGACGTTCCCACCGAGGACGGCACCGCCGACGCCTATCTGACGCACCCGGACGACGGGAAGCCGCACCCCGCGGTCCTGTTCTACATGGACGCCTTCGGCCTGCGCCCGCGGCTGCGGGAGATGGCCGACCGGCTGGCCGGCGCCGGGTACACCGTCCTGGTGCCGAACGTCTTCTACCGCAGCGGACGGGCGCCCGTGGTGGAGCTGCCCGGGTTCATCGACCCGGAGGCGCGGCCGGAGATCTTCCAGCGCCTGGGCCCGATCATGAAGTCGCTGACCCCCGGCCGGGCGGTGCGGGACGCGGGCGCCTACCTGGAGTGGCTGGCCCGGACTCCGGCGGCGGCCGACGGCCCCGTCGCGGTGACCGGCTACTGCATGGGTGCCGCGCTCGCCCTGCGCACCGCCGGCGCCTATCCGGACCGGGTCGCCGCGGTCGCCGGGTTCCACGGCGGGAACCTGGCGACGGAGGGCCCGCAGAGCCCGCACCTGGTGGCCGAGGGCATCACCGCCGAGGCGTACTTCGGCCACGCGGACCACGACCCGGGGATGCCCGCCGCGCAGCAGGAGCGTCTGGAGGCGGCGCTGACCGCGGCGGGCGTGACCCACCACTGCGAGGTCTACGCGGGAGCGCGGCACGGCTACACCCAGGCCGACACCTCCGCGTACGACGAGAAGGCGACCGAACGGCACTGGGAGGCGCTGCTCGCTCTCCTGGGGCGCACGATGTGA